ATTGGCGAGGCACTGAAAGCCTCAGAAAAATCATTAGGAAAGGAATCAAAACTTTATCATAAAGATTTCAAACATGTATGCCGAAAATAAAACCGTAATACTTTACATCACAAATAATGGTAGAAACCTTGCACAACGGATTAAGGGACTTTATCCAGATGCCCAAATCCTAAAATTTCAATCTGCGGCTGTTTCTGAAATATGGAATGAATGCAAAAACCTTATTTTTATTATGGCTTGTGGTATTGTGGTAAGGACGATTGCTCCATTGATAAAGGATAAAAGGACAGACCCGGCTGTAGTTGTGCTTGATGAAAAGGGAAAGTTTGCCATCAGTCTCTTGAGTGGACATCTGGGCGGAGCAAATAAAGCCGCAAGAAATATCGCAAAATTCCTTGATGGTCAGGCAGTTATCACCACGGCATCAGATGTTGACAATATATCCCATAGCAAATTGGTGATTGGTATTGGCTGTAATCGCGGCACATCAGAAAATGAAATAGAAAAAGCAGTAAGAAAGACATTGGCAAAACATAATTTCTCATTTACTGATGTCATATCTATTGCTACCATTGATATAAAATCTCAGGAACCAGGATTAGTGGCATTTGCCCAAAATTACAACCTCTTGACTCAGACATTCTCTACGGACGAACTCAATTCAGTAAAGGGGATATTGAAATCTGAGTCTGTATTTAAGTCCACCGGGGCAATAGGTGTCGCTGAGCCAGCCGCACTACTTGCCTCAAAGGCAAACAAACTGCTTATACCAAAACAAAAGATAGGAAATGTAACGATAGCCGTGGCAGAACACAAAACAGAAGAAAAAGGGGAAATATACATTGTCGGTGTAGGCCCCGGTGATAGTGAACATATTACACCTTATGCCCAGAAGAAAATCAGAAATTCTGAGGTTATTGTAGGATATAACAGTTATATCAACCGCATAGCAGAACTGATTAAAGATAAAGAAATCATCTCTACGGGGATGACGCAGGAACTAAAGAGATGTCAAAAGGCAGTAGAATTGGCTATTGCCGGCAAAACCGTTTCAGTCATCAGCGGCGGTGACCCTGGCATTTACGCTATGGCTGGATTGGTGTTTGAAATTATCAAAAAACAGAACTTTCCTGAAATTAATATTGAGGTTGTGCCGGGCATTTCTGCCTTGAATGCCTCTGCGGCAAGACTGGGTGCACCGTTGATGCACGATTTTGCCGTTATCAGCTTATCAGACAGACTTACCCCATGGGAATTGATTAAAAAAAGGCTTGAGTCAGCGGCTATGTCTGATTTCGTTATCGTCTTTTACAATCCCAGAAGCATTGGCAGACAAAAACAGATTAATAAAGCCAGAGAGATTATCTTAAAATACAAAACCCCAGAAACACCAGTAGGAATTGTAAAAGGGGCAACGCGAGATAACGAAAAGATAATTATCACAAATCTTAAAGATATGCTTGATTATGAGATTGACATGCAGACAACAATAATAATCGGCAATTCACAAACCTTTCTATGGAATAACCGGATGATAACACCAAGAGGATATGAAGTACCGTTTTAC
This bacterium DNA region includes the following protein-coding sequences:
- the cobJ gene encoding precorrin-3B C(17)-methyltransferase: MYAENKTVILYITNNGRNLAQRIKGLYPDAQILKFQSAAVSEIWNECKNLIFIMACGIVVRTIAPLIKDKRTDPAVVVLDEKGKFAISLLSGHLGGANKAARNIAKFLDGQAVITTASDVDNISHSKLVIGIGCNRGTSENEIEKAVRKTLAKHNFSFTDVISIATIDIKSQEPGLVAFAQNYNLLTQTFSTDELNSVKGILKSESVFKSTGAIGVAEPAALLASKANKLLIPKQKIGNVTIAVAEHKTEEKGEIYIVGVGPGDSEHITPYAQKKIRNSEVIVGYNSYINRIAELIKDKEIISTGMTQELKRCQKAVELAIAGKTVSVISGGDPGIYAMAGLVFEIIKKQNFPEINIEVVPGISALNASAARLGAPLMHDFAVISLSDRLTPWELIKKRLESAAMSDFVIVFYNPRSIGRQKQINKAREIILKYKTPETPVGIVKGATRDNEKIIITNLKDMLDYEIDMQTTIIIGNSQTFLWNNRMITPRGYEVPFYPPQNLT